One Gemmatimonadaceae bacterium genomic window carries:
- a CDS encoding ATP-dependent helicase → MADGPRIYRPREPDAVAEANEHSLDDLTSQLNPEQAAAAAYGDGPLLIVAGAGTGKTRTLVYRVAHLLQRGVRAERILLLTFTRRAAHEMLTRAERLVGVVSGHVHGGTFHSTGNRLLRTFGQSAGLPKDFSIMDEGDAEDLMGLARANLGYGKQEKRFPKKETLHWIYSRHVNTEIPVEDILGGEMPQFADYTDDVLRIFAEYTSRKIERNLVDYDDLLLFWQLMLEHSVPLADRMAALYDHILVDEYQDTNLTQARILRGMCRTHQNITVVGDDAQSIYSFRGANIHNILDFPKQFPGVHLVTLEQNYRSTQPILDVTNTLISRAEQRFTKNLWTHRTGGEAPWLVAARDEQQQTKFIVDRVLELHEEGTPLREIAVLFRAAYMSADLEIELSNRRVPFEKWGGLKFLEAAHVKDVLAFLRVIENPRDDVSWYRILMLMPGIGDVTARAAIASITERGWEADAFYDWLPPQRAREAHERLVALLRSLRARATRGEQESLGTGVGAEIEAIRGLYDDILRERYDRPEARLADLEQLRVIASGYPNRAAFLSAIALEPPQSTQDLALGGDAEDDALVLSTAHSAKGKEWDAVFLMWAVDGFFPLARATADDDQLEEERRLMYVAMTRARNHLVVSYPLNVYNTRRGADYSMDQLSRFLDRGVRAKMQRYVLGEDAALAPEAPTPEHPPIDLRAILKSRFTK, encoded by the coding sequence ATGGCGGACGGGCCGCGAATTTACCGTCCGCGCGAGCCTGATGCGGTCGCCGAGGCCAACGAGCATTCGCTCGACGATCTCACATCGCAGCTCAATCCGGAGCAGGCGGCTGCCGCCGCGTACGGCGACGGTCCCCTGCTCATCGTTGCGGGCGCCGGTACGGGAAAAACGCGCACGCTCGTCTACCGCGTCGCGCACCTGCTGCAACGCGGCGTGAGGGCCGAGCGCATTCTCCTCCTCACATTCACGCGCCGCGCCGCGCACGAGATGCTCACACGCGCCGAGCGGCTCGTTGGCGTCGTCAGTGGCCATGTGCATGGCGGGACATTTCACAGCACGGGGAATCGACTGCTGCGAACTTTTGGCCAGTCCGCCGGTCTGCCGAAGGACTTCTCGATCATGGACGAGGGTGACGCCGAGGACCTGATGGGCCTAGCGCGAGCGAACCTCGGCTACGGCAAGCAGGAGAAGCGCTTCCCGAAGAAGGAAACCCTCCACTGGATCTACTCGCGCCACGTCAACACCGAGATTCCCGTCGAGGACATTCTCGGCGGCGAGATGCCCCAGTTCGCCGATTACACCGACGACGTCCTCCGCATTTTCGCCGAGTACACGAGCCGGAAGATCGAGCGTAATCTCGTCGACTACGACGATCTGCTCCTCTTCTGGCAGCTGATGCTCGAGCATTCCGTGCCGCTCGCCGACCGCATGGCCGCGCTCTACGATCACATCCTCGTCGACGAGTACCAGGATACCAACCTGACGCAGGCGCGCATTCTCCGCGGGATGTGTCGCACACACCAGAACATCACCGTCGTCGGCGACGACGCCCAGAGCATCTACTCGTTCCGCGGCGCGAACATCCACAACATCCTCGATTTCCCGAAGCAGTTTCCGGGCGTGCACCTCGTCACGCTCGAGCAGAACTATCGATCCACCCAACCGATCCTCGACGTTACGAATACGCTCATCAGCCGCGCCGAGCAACGATTTACCAAGAACCTCTGGACGCATCGCACCGGCGGGGAAGCCCCATGGCTCGTCGCCGCGAGGGACGAGCAGCAGCAGACGAAGTTCATCGTCGACCGCGTGCTCGAGCTGCACGAGGAGGGTACGCCGTTGCGCGAGATCGCGGTGCTCTTTCGCGCCGCGTACATGTCGGCCGATCTCGAGATCGAGCTGTCGAATCGGCGGGTCCCGTTCGAGAAATGGGGCGGCCTGAAGTTCCTCGAGGCCGCCCACGTGAAGGACGTCCTCGCGTTTCTTCGGGTGATCGAGAATCCACGCGATGACGTGAGCTGGTATCGCATTCTCATGCTCATGCCCGGCATTGGAGACGTGACGGCTCGCGCGGCGATCGCCTCGATCACGGAGCGCGGCTGGGAAGCGGACGCCTTTTATGATTGGCTGCCGCCGCAGCGCGCTCGTGAAGCACACGAGCGTCTCGTCGCCTTGCTCCGCTCCCTCCGCGCGCGCGCCACGCGCGGCGAGCAGGAATCGCTCGGCACCGGCGTCGGCGCGGAGATCGAGGCGATTCGTGGGCTGTACGATGACATTCTCCGCGAACGCTACGATCGTCCCGAAGCACGGCTCGCCGACCTCGAACAGCTCCGCGTCATCGCGAGTGGTTATCCCAATCGTGCCGCGTTTCTCTCCGCGATCGCCCTCGAGCCGCCGCAGAGTACGCAGGATCTCGCGCTTGGCGGCGATGCCGAAGACGACGCGCTCGTGCTCAGCACCGCGCACAGCGCGAAGGGGAAGGAGTGGGACGCCGTCTTTCTCATGTGGGCGGTGGACGGATTCTTTCCGCTCGCCCGCGCCACCGCCGACGACGATCAGCTCGAGGAGGAGCGTCGGCTGATGTACGTCGCCATGACCCGGGCGCGGAACCATCTCGTCGTGTCGTATCCACTCAACGTGTACAACACGCGGCGAGGCGCGGATTATTCGATGGACCAGCTGTCGCGCTTTCTCGACCGTGGCGTGCGCGCCAAGATGCAGCGGTACGTCCTCGGCGAGGATGCTGCTCTCGCACCGGAAGCGCCGACGCCCGAGCATCCACCGATCGATCTCCGAGCGATCCTCAAGTCGCGCTTCACGAAGTAG
- a CDS encoding TonB-dependent receptor, with protein MPSSRAWTRAISISALGVSFLFDCAMLARAQATTQGAPSVPTAKLIGTVTDTSGVPLVQAEIWLISVSTLRTVTDDSGRFELSGLPAGAVTFGVRRLGFQSATFSAVLKPGKTHRATFPLTPSVQSLAEVKVQDTASTWLALFDEHRSTNRGTFIKRKDFENQNLRIATDILRRVPGVQIVPTRTGTVVQMTRGAGARRCMPQLYVHQTPYSGNFDDFTPDDIEALEVYVGISEIPPELITLGRPICAAIVIWTREPPPKNRGG; from the coding sequence ATGCCGTCCTCACGAGCGTGGACCAGGGCGATCAGCATCTCGGCGCTCGGCGTCAGCTTCCTGTTCGATTGTGCCATGCTCGCGCGCGCGCAGGCAACGACGCAGGGCGCACCCTCCGTTCCGACAGCGAAGCTGATTGGGACGGTCACGGACACGAGCGGCGTTCCGCTGGTGCAAGCCGAGATATGGCTCATCTCGGTGTCCACGCTGCGGACGGTCACGGATGACTCGGGACGATTCGAGCTGTCGGGCTTACCTGCCGGCGCGGTCACGTTCGGCGTCCGCCGGCTTGGATTCCAGTCCGCAACATTCTCCGCCGTCCTCAAGCCGGGCAAGACGCATCGCGCGACTTTTCCGCTCACGCCGTCCGTGCAATCGCTCGCGGAGGTGAAGGTGCAGGATACGGCGTCGACCTGGCTCGCGCTTTTCGATGAGCATCGCTCGACGAACCGAGGCACCTTCATCAAGCGAAAGGACTTCGAGAACCAGAATCTGCGCATCGCGACTGACATTCTGCGTCGTGTGCCCGGAGTGCAGATCGTGCCGACGCGCACCGGCACCGTCGTACAGATGACGCGCGGCGCTGGCGCGCGGCGCTGCATGCCGCAGTTATACGTTCACCAGACGCCGTACAGCGGCAACTTCGACGATTTCACGCCGGACGACATCGAAGCGCTCGAGGTGTACGTCGGAATCTCGGAGATTCCCCCCGAGCTCATTACCTTGGGCCGTCCGATCTGCGCCGCGATCGTGATCTGGACGCGCGAACCGCCGCCGAAGAACCGCGGTGGGTAA
- the lpdA gene encoding dihydrolipoyl dehydrogenase has product MASFDVIFIGGGPAGYVGAIRSAQLGLSTAVVEREGLGGTCVLWGCIPAKALLESSAMANRLQHAKEFGVTVGDIKLEYGVAMKRSRAVSQQNSKGVEFLFKKNKITWLKGAAKLAGKNAITLKTADGKEEKHEAKKGIVIATGSRVKGLPQIGLELNKTTVISSDEALILENAPKTMAIVGCGAVGCEFADVFNAFGTQVTLIEVLPGILPLEDGDCSKELERSFKKRKIDVLTGARIGNVKVGKSSVSMTVEVGGEKKSLEVEKVLIAAGRAPNIEEIGLKEQGVQLTERGFVKIDAKMATTTPGIYAIGDVAGPPMLAHKGQREGITVAEILAGKHTHGVNYGNIPNATYCHPEVASIGLTEQQCKDKKLDYKVGRFNFSANGRARTSGETEGFVKIIRDAKYGEILGAHIIGAHATELIHELAVVRENEFTVEEVDLAIHAHPTLAEAIAEAALDSMGMMIHA; this is encoded by the coding sequence ATGGCCTCGTTCGACGTGATTTTTATCGGCGGCGGCCCCGCCGGCTATGTAGGTGCAATTCGGAGCGCCCAACTCGGTCTTTCGACGGCCGTCGTTGAGCGAGAAGGTTTGGGAGGTACCTGCGTCCTCTGGGGATGTATTCCAGCGAAGGCGCTGCTCGAGTCCTCGGCGATGGCCAACCGGCTGCAGCACGCCAAGGAGTTCGGCGTCACGGTCGGGGACATCAAGCTTGAATACGGTGTCGCGATGAAGCGTTCCCGCGCCGTGAGCCAACAGAACTCGAAAGGCGTCGAGTTCCTGTTCAAGAAGAACAAGATCACCTGGCTCAAGGGCGCCGCAAAGCTCGCCGGCAAGAATGCCATCACGCTGAAGACCGCCGATGGCAAGGAGGAGAAGCACGAGGCCAAGAAGGGCATCGTCATCGCGACGGGCTCTCGCGTGAAGGGCCTCCCCCAGATCGGACTGGAGCTCAACAAGACGACCGTGATCTCGTCTGACGAAGCGCTGATCCTCGAGAATGCTCCGAAGACAATGGCGATCGTCGGCTGCGGCGCCGTCGGTTGTGAGTTTGCCGACGTGTTCAACGCCTTCGGGACGCAGGTGACACTGATCGAGGTGCTGCCTGGCATACTGCCTCTCGAGGACGGGGACTGCAGCAAGGAGCTCGAGCGCTCATTCAAGAAGCGAAAGATCGACGTGCTCACCGGCGCCAGGATCGGCAACGTGAAAGTCGGGAAAAGCTCCGTCTCGATGACCGTTGAGGTCGGAGGCGAGAAGAAGAGTCTCGAGGTTGAGAAAGTACTTATCGCGGCCGGTCGGGCGCCGAACATCGAGGAGATCGGCCTCAAGGAGCAGGGCGTGCAGCTCACCGAGCGCGGCTTCGTCAAGATCGACGCCAAGATGGCCACGACCACGCCTGGTATTTATGCAATCGGTGATGTCGCCGGTCCGCCGATGCTGGCTCACAAGGGGCAACGCGAGGGCATTACCGTCGCCGAGATACTCGCCGGTAAGCACACCCATGGCGTGAACTACGGCAACATTCCGAATGCGACATACTGCCATCCCGAGGTCGCGTCGATCGGTCTCACGGAACAGCAGTGCAAGGACAAGAAGCTCGACTACAAAGTCGGCCGCTTCAATTTCTCGGCGAACGGCCGCGCGCGGACATCCGGTGAGACCGAGGGCTTCGTCAAGATCATTCGCGACGCGAAGTACGGCGAGATTCTCGGCGCCCATATCATCGGCGCGCACGCGACGGAGTTGATCCACGAGCTCGCGGTCGTGCGCGAGAACGAGTTCACGGTCGAGGAAGTCGATCTCGCGATTCACGCCCATCCAACCCTCGCCGAAGCGATCGCCGAAGCGGCGCTCGATTCGATGGGGATGATGATTCACGCCTAG
- a CDS encoding acetyl-CoA carboxylase carboxyltransferase subunit alpha, producing MATATLDFEKPLAELEKQIDELKRLAGDQQLNVTEEIAPLEKKLTELREEIYKNLTPLQRVQVARSNRRPLTEDYIRLCFTDFVEMHGDRLFREDAAIIGGWARLDGETVMVIGHQRGRDTKENLRRNFGMPHPEGYRKSLRLMKLAEKFHVPVLTFIDTPGAWAGLGAEERGQSEAIARNLFEMSRLEVPIIATVIGEGGSGGALALGVADRVMMLENSVYSVITIEGCAAILWKDGKSPEMRERAASALKITAPDLYELRVIDEIIPEPLGGAHADHEMTAKSVQDALCRHLDELRRFKPDKLVRRRREKFQRLGQFVE from the coding sequence ATGGCGACAGCGACTTTGGACTTCGAAAAGCCACTGGCCGAGCTCGAGAAGCAGATCGACGAGCTCAAACGGCTCGCCGGGGACCAGCAACTCAACGTTACCGAGGAGATCGCGCCGCTCGAGAAGAAGCTCACCGAGCTTCGGGAAGAGATTTACAAGAATCTCACGCCCCTTCAGCGCGTTCAGGTCGCGCGGAGCAACAGGCGACCACTGACGGAAGATTACATCCGTCTCTGCTTCACGGACTTTGTCGAGATGCACGGCGATCGGCTCTTTCGCGAGGACGCCGCCATCATCGGCGGTTGGGCGCGGCTCGACGGCGAAACGGTCATGGTCATCGGCCACCAGCGCGGCCGCGACACCAAAGAGAATCTCCGCCGCAACTTCGGAATGCCGCATCCCGAGGGCTATCGCAAGTCGCTCCGTCTGATGAAGCTGGCGGAGAAGTTCCACGTCCCGGTGCTGACCTTCATCGACACACCGGGCGCGTGGGCGGGACTCGGCGCGGAGGAACGCGGCCAGTCGGAAGCGATCGCCAGGAATCTGTTCGAGATGAGCCGTCTCGAGGTACCGATCATTGCTACTGTCATCGGCGAAGGCGGCTCAGGGGGCGCCCTGGCACTGGGCGTCGCCGACCGCGTGATGATGCTCGAGAACTCGGTCTATTCGGTCATCACGATCGAAGGATGCGCCGCGATTCTCTGGAAGGATGGCAAGAGTCCGGAGATGCGCGAGAGGGCGGCATCGGCCCTCAAGATCACCGCGCCTGATCTGTACGAGTTGCGGGTGATCGACGAGATCATCCCCGAGCCGCTCGGCGGGGCTCACGCCGACCATGAAATGACCGCCAAGTCCGTGCAGGACGCGCTCTGCCGTCACCTCGACGAGCTGCGCCGCTTCAAGCCGGACAAACTCGTTAGGCGCCGGCGCGAGAAATTTCAACGTCTTGGCCAGTTCGTGGAGTAG
- a CDS encoding aminopeptidase yields the protein MSEPAIRVERPGEEIPARAGRSVRRVARVAARVLGVLLLTLLLYLVLAPTGRYLVRAAWEEGKILARRRPITDIVADSATSVATRRKLEIVLAARAFASESIQLRARRSFTTFSGLQHDTLVLVLSAAYRDRLKAYTWWFPIVGRVPYKGFFDFGAARTTARSLDREGFDVYLRPSPAFSTLGWFNDPLVSTSLNADSIDLANTVIHELTHNTFYAPGQAVFNESFANFVGARGSAWFFRSRNQPDAADEADARWSDDRVMARFWERLYHSIDSAYKAHPGDDSTHVRERIAARDTVYHQARTELVEVLGPQLHTIGPRVLERMRLDNAALMARRIYLTDLDLFDAVWAREGQDLKKTINRIIALAKSKPKDPFGALREWVAKTPAMRVSSLDNVVS from the coding sequence GTGAGCGAGCCGGCGATTCGCGTCGAACGACCGGGCGAAGAAATACCGGCGCGAGCAGGGCGATCCGTGCGCAGAGTGGCGCGCGTCGCCGCGCGCGTGCTGGGTGTGCTGCTGCTCACGCTACTCCTCTACCTCGTGCTCGCACCAACGGGACGGTATCTCGTGCGCGCGGCCTGGGAGGAGGGGAAGATCCTCGCGCGACGACGGCCGATCACCGACATCGTCGCTGATTCGGCGACCTCGGTGGCGACGCGGCGAAAGCTGGAAATCGTGCTGGCAGCGCGCGCGTTCGCGAGCGAATCCATTCAACTGCGAGCGCGTCGGAGCTTCACAACCTTCAGTGGGCTCCAGCATGACACGCTCGTACTCGTGCTCTCGGCAGCCTATCGAGATCGGCTCAAGGCGTACACCTGGTGGTTCCCGATCGTGGGGCGGGTGCCGTACAAGGGTTTCTTCGATTTCGGGGCGGCGCGGACGACGGCGCGTTCGCTCGATCGTGAGGGCTTCGACGTTTACCTCAGGCCATCGCCGGCATTCAGCACCTTAGGGTGGTTCAACGACCCACTTGTTTCCACTTCACTCAATGCTGATTCGATCGATCTGGCGAACACCGTCATTCACGAGCTGACGCATAACACGTTCTATGCGCCGGGTCAGGCCGTATTCAACGAGTCGTTCGCGAATTTTGTCGGGGCGCGCGGATCGGCCTGGTTCTTCAGGTCACGCAACCAGCCTGACGCCGCGGACGAAGCCGACGCGCGCTGGAGCGACGACCGGGTGATGGCGCGCTTCTGGGAGCGGCTCTATCACTCGATCGACTCGGCGTACAAGGCGCACCCGGGCGACGATTCGACGCACGTGCGGGAGCGCATCGCCGCGCGTGACACCGTGTATCACCAGGCGCGCACGGAGCTCGTCGAAGTGCTGGGACCGCAGCTGCACACGATCGGGCCGCGCGTGCTCGAGCGGATGCGGCTCGACAACGCCGCGTTGATGGCGCGTCGGATCTACCTCACCGATCTGGATCTCTTCGACGCGGTGTGGGCGCGCGAGGGTCAGGATCTCAAGAAGACGATCAATCGGATCATAGCGCTGGCGAAGTCAAAGCCGAAGGATCCGTTCGGGGCGCTGCGCGAATGGGTGGCGAAGACGCCCGCGATGCGAGTCAGCTCACTCGACAATGTGGTCAGCTGA
- the dnaE gene encoding DNA polymerase III subunit alpha, whose amino-acid sequence MSFVHLHCHSEYSLLDGANRIEDLIRRAQEFEQPALAITDHGNLHAAWEFQEQARKAKLKPIIGMEAYVAPGDRRARTRANGASQKPYYHLVLLARDLTGYRNLVKLSSLAYTEGFYTKPRVDRELLARYSEGIIVSSACMAGEIATALLRDDHGAAVEAATWYANVFKDRYYLEVQAHDSAGQRDLNPRVFALATELGLPVVATNDSHFLKRQDHDAHDVLLCIGLGKDLADRDRMRYDEGLYFKSHQEIREFFPDRPDVVENTLKIADEVGFEFSKKYHLPAFPLPTGVASENELLNRLALEGAKARYGDPFPNNVRERLDYELGVINKTGYAGYFLIVYDFIKAARERGIPVGPGRGSAAGSLVAYALGITNVCPLKFDLLFERFLNPERVSMPDVDVDFCFERRGEVIDYVRQKYGRESVCQIVTFGTMKSRAAIKDVGRVLGFTPVETDQLAKLIPNQPNFSLEVKDAVAQIAEVKKLYETDDRYRQLLDYAIALEGLSRHTGVHAAGVVIAPGPVDDYVPICTQASKGSGSMKDGDINDETVVVSQYDMNCLEKAGMLKMDFLGLTTLTVIHDAVKAIDERGAAPLDIDSLPLDDEKVYHMLRAGRTTGVFQFESPLATDMLRSMRCDRFDDLVASNALMRPGPLDAGMHRVYQRRKRGDEPVSYALPELEEVLSPTYGVITYQEQVMRIAQILAGISLAEADVLRKAVGKKDADLIREELGKFIEKSVARGYGRNVIEELAGQIETFGRYGFNKSHSVAYSVLSYQTAWLKAHHPAEFMAALLSSSIGDTDSVVKFINEARELDLEVLPPDVNESGYKFTVVGDTRIRFGLGAIRNVGRSAIDSILAARREKGPFTSIFDLCERVDLRLCNRRVFEALIASGALDNVGGHRAQYWAVLDSALQEASLKQEERAAGQVSLFGSDTDPGASNGFSNRTLPNIAPLSDSERLTKEKEILGFYISGHPLEPFRLECELFATHNVADLGRWHDQQIALGVVVTAIKKQISKRSGAEFARLTVEDFSGSSEVLVFPEAWGLLSDRIRTDVPVLLKGGYSRRDQDAENPTFIVESVSPFAELRLNGQVAVALDLTLGDGLAADVMRDVRAVIEAHSTSQSSAPSLEVQWSDGNGGRARLRSRSLKLAATQSALNELRALLGSERVRLVRGA is encoded by the coding sequence ATGTCCTTCGTACACCTCCACTGCCATTCCGAATACTCCCTCCTCGATGGCGCGAATCGGATCGAAGACCTGATCCGACGAGCCCAGGAGTTCGAGCAGCCCGCCCTGGCGATTACCGATCACGGTAATCTGCACGCCGCCTGGGAATTCCAGGAGCAGGCCCGGAAAGCGAAGCTCAAGCCGATCATCGGGATGGAGGCGTACGTCGCTCCCGGCGATCGTCGCGCGCGCACGCGCGCAAACGGCGCCTCACAGAAGCCGTACTATCATCTCGTGCTGCTTGCTCGGGACCTGACCGGGTACCGCAATCTGGTCAAGCTCTCCTCGTTGGCGTACACCGAAGGCTTCTATACCAAGCCGCGAGTCGACCGCGAGCTGCTCGCGCGGTACAGCGAGGGCATCATCGTGTCCTCGGCCTGCATGGCTGGCGAGATTGCGACCGCGTTACTACGTGATGACCACGGGGCCGCCGTCGAGGCCGCGACCTGGTACGCGAACGTCTTCAAGGATCGATACTATCTCGAGGTCCAGGCGCACGACTCGGCCGGCCAGCGCGACCTGAACCCTCGCGTCTTCGCCCTCGCCACGGAGCTCGGTCTTCCCGTTGTCGCGACGAACGATTCGCATTTCCTCAAGCGCCAGGATCACGACGCGCACGACGTTCTCCTCTGCATTGGCCTCGGCAAGGACCTGGCCGATCGCGACCGGATGCGTTACGACGAAGGACTCTATTTCAAGAGCCATCAGGAAATCCGGGAGTTCTTTCCCGATCGTCCGGATGTCGTTGAGAATACGCTCAAGATTGCCGACGAGGTCGGCTTCGAGTTCTCGAAGAAGTACCACCTTCCGGCCTTCCCGCTTCCGACGGGTGTCGCGAGCGAGAACGAGCTGCTCAATCGCCTGGCGCTGGAGGGGGCGAAAGCACGGTACGGCGACCCGTTCCCAAACAACGTCAGGGAGCGCCTCGACTACGAGCTCGGCGTGATCAACAAGACGGGCTACGCCGGCTACTTCCTCATTGTTTACGATTTTATCAAAGCGGCCCGCGAGCGTGGCATTCCCGTCGGTCCGGGTCGTGGCTCGGCGGCTGGCTCCCTCGTTGCCTACGCGCTCGGGATCACGAACGTCTGTCCCTTGAAGTTCGACCTGCTGTTCGAGCGATTCCTCAATCCCGAACGCGTGTCGATGCCCGACGTCGACGTGGACTTCTGCTTCGAGCGACGTGGCGAAGTCATCGACTACGTTAGGCAGAAATACGGGCGCGAGTCCGTGTGCCAGATCGTCACCTTCGGCACGATGAAATCGCGCGCTGCCATCAAGGACGTCGGACGCGTGCTCGGATTCACCCCGGTCGAGACCGATCAGCTCGCGAAGCTCATTCCCAACCAGCCGAACTTCTCGCTGGAGGTGAAGGACGCTGTCGCGCAGATCGCGGAGGTGAAGAAGCTCTACGAGACCGACGATCGATACCGGCAGCTCCTGGACTACGCGATCGCACTCGAGGGATTGTCGCGGCACACCGGCGTTCACGCCGCGGGCGTCGTGATCGCGCCGGGGCCGGTCGACGATTACGTCCCGATCTGCACCCAGGCATCGAAGGGCTCCGGCTCGATGAAGGATGGCGACATCAACGACGAGACCGTCGTGGTGAGCCAGTATGACATGAATTGTCTCGAGAAGGCCGGAATGCTGAAGATGGACTTTCTCGGCCTAACGACGCTCACCGTCATTCACGACGCCGTCAAGGCAATCGACGAGCGCGGCGCGGCGCCGCTCGACATTGATTCGCTCCCGCTCGATGACGAGAAGGTGTATCACATGCTTCGCGCCGGCCGCACCACCGGCGTCTTTCAATTCGAGTCTCCGTTGGCGACGGACATGCTGCGGAGTATGCGTTGCGACCGCTTCGACGATCTCGTCGCGTCGAACGCGTTGATGCGCCCCGGCCCGCTCGACGCCGGAATGCATCGCGTCTACCAGCGGCGCAAGCGCGGCGACGAGCCGGTCTCGTACGCCCTCCCAGAGCTCGAGGAAGTGTTGTCGCCGACCTACGGCGTCATCACCTACCAAGAGCAGGTCATGCGTATCGCGCAGATCCTTGCCGGGATCTCGCTTGCCGAAGCCGACGTCCTGCGTAAAGCGGTCGGCAAGAAAGACGCGGACCTTATTCGCGAGGAGCTCGGAAAGTTCATCGAGAAGTCGGTGGCGCGCGGTTACGGTCGGAACGTCATCGAGGAGCTCGCGGGACAGATCGAGACGTTCGGCCGCTACGGATTCAACAAATCGCACTCCGTCGCGTATTCGGTTCTCTCCTATCAGACGGCTTGGCTCAAGGCGCACCATCCGGCCGAATTCATGGCTGCGCTGCTCTCGTCGTCGATTGGCGACACCGACAGCGTTGTGAAGTTCATCAACGAGGCGAGAGAGCTCGACCTCGAGGTACTGCCGCCCGACGTCAACGAATCTGGATACAAGTTCACCGTCGTCGGCGACACGCGCATCCGCTTCGGGCTTGGCGCGATTCGCAACGTCGGCCGTTCGGCCATCGATTCGATTCTCGCGGCGCGCCGTGAGAAGGGACCATTCACGTCGATCTTCGATCTGTGTGAACGAGTCGATTTGCGTTTGTGCAATCGAAGAGTTTTCGAGGCACTGATCGCGTCGGGAGCGCTCGACAACGTCGGCGGCCATCGCGCGCAGTACTGGGCCGTGCTCGACAGCGCGCTGCAGGAGGCCTCCCTCAAGCAGGAGGAGCGTGCCGCCGGGCAAGTTTCCCTTTTTGGCAGCGACACCGACCCTGGCGCGAGCAACGGGTTCTCAAATCGCACGCTGCCGAACATCGCACCGCTCTCCGATTCGGAGCGACTCACGAAAGAGAAGGAGATCCTCGGCTTCTACATTTCGGGGCATCCCCTCGAGCCGTTCCGCCTGGAATGTGAGCTGTTCGCGACGCACAACGTGGCTGATCTCGGTCGTTGGCACGACCAGCAGATCGCGCTCGGGGTCGTCGTTACGGCGATCAAGAAACAGATCAGCAAACGGTCCGGGGCCGAGTTCGCGCGGTTGACAGTTGAGGATTTTTCGGGATCTTCCGAGGTACTGGTGTTCCCAGAGGCGTGGGGGCTACTCTCTGATCGCATCCGGACGGATGTTCCGGTGTTGTTGAAGGGCGGGTACTCGCGTCGCGACCAGGACGCCGAGAACCCCACGTTCATCGTTGAATCGGTCAGCCCATTTGCCGAATTACGGCTTAACGGGCAAGTGGCGGTAGCGCTCGATCTGACGCTGGGCGATGGACTGGCTGCGGACGTGATGCGGGATGTTCGCGCGGTGATAGAGGCCCATTCGACGTCGCAATCGAGCGCGCCGTCGCTCGAGGTGCAGTGGAGTGATGGCAACGGCGGACGGGCGCGCTTGCGATCGCGATCGCTCAAACTCGCCGCGACGCAGTCGGCGCTGAACGAGTTGCGGGCGTTGCTCGGCAGTGAGCGCGTTCGCCTCGTTCGCGGGGCGTGA
- the lipB gene encoding lipoyl(octanoyl) transferase LipB has protein sequence MPELLVVDLGRLPYADALALQREVARARIAGEIDDDVLLLVEHPPVITLGRSSKSANMLATPEYLQQRGVELFEVERGGDVTFHGPGQLVGYPIIDLKRHRRDLHWYLRQVEQLLIDGVAAFGLIAGRNPPYTGVWIENRKIASIGVHARDWVTWHGFALNVATDLAYFDLIVPCGIQSVTMTSVNAELPNDPPSVASVANAVVAEAGVTFGLSPRRMAPDDLTATLQTPTTIAAARAIR, from the coding sequence GTGCCTGAGCTTCTCGTCGTCGATCTTGGTCGGCTGCCCTACGCCGACGCACTCGCTTTGCAGCGCGAGGTCGCCCGTGCGCGCATCGCCGGCGAGATCGACGACGATGTGCTCTTGCTCGTCGAGCATCCGCCGGTCATCACACTCGGCCGCTCGTCGAAGAGTGCCAACATGCTCGCCACGCCCGAGTACCTCCAGCAGCGCGGCGTCGAACTGTTCGAGGTCGAGCGCGGCGGCGACGTCACGTTCCACGGACCGGGGCAGCTCGTCGGCTACCCGATCATCGACCTCAAGCGCCACCGCCGGGACCTCCATTGGTACCTGCGCCAGGTTGAGCAATTACTCATCGACGGCGTTGCTGCCTTCGGTTTGATCGCCGGTCGTAATCCTCCCTACACGGGTGTCTGGATCGAGAACCGGAAGATTGCGTCCATTGGCGTTCATGCCCGCGATTGGGTCACCTGGCACGGATTCGCCCTCAACGTCGCGACGGACCTCGCCTACTTCGATCTCATCGTCCCCTGTGGCATCCAGTCGGTGACGATGACGTCGGTAAACGCCGAGCTGCCTAACGATCCACCGAGCGTTGCCTCGGTCGCGAACGCAGTCGTCGCCGAGGCCGGCGTGACGTTCGGGTTGTCGCCCCGGCGTATGGCGCCTGACGACCTCACCGCCACTCTCCAGACGCCGACCACCATCGCGGCCGCGCGCGCCATTCGTTGA